ATGCCTGCTTCGGTGTAAGCGCGTTTGGCTCCATCCAGGTTGCGGTTGAAGATAGCAACCAATTCCATCCCTGGCACCGAGTTAGCAATTTGGTTGGCAATGCCTCGGCCCATGAAGCCAGCCCCAATCATGCCGACTCGGACGGGGTTGCCAGCTTCGGCGCGGGCTTGTAACGCGCGATCGACAATAATCATGCCTGTGCTCCTACCATTACCGTTTCAAACAAGGGCCAAGATTGATCTTTTTCCGAAATTTCCGTGACGGGCAAAGGCCATTCAATTTTAAAAAATGGGTCGTTATACCGCAAACCCCGCTCGTAGCCAGGAGTGTAGAATTCCCCCACTTGGTAGATCACCTCAGCTCCATCGGTCAATGCTTGATAGCCGTGGGCAAACATTTCTGGCACATACAAGGCGCGACGGTTTTCTGCGGTCAATTCAATGCCAAAGTGCGCCAAGTAGGTGGGAGAGTCTGGACGCATATCGATGATTACGTCGTAGATCCCCCCTTGGGTGCAGCGAATTAGCTTGGTTTCAGCGGCGGGAGGGGTTTGATAATGCATCCCCCGCAATGTCCCCTGCTTGTGGTTGTAGGAGAGATTGCATTGCGCTACGGTGGGCTTGAGGCCGTGGTCTTCAAACTCTTTGGCACAGAAGGTGCGAGCAAAGAAACCGCGATGATCGCTCCGCTGTTCTAGGTCAATGACAAAGGCACCCTTGAGTGGCGTTTCGGTAAATAGCATTACTGTCTCCAGAAGAAATCTTGGTCAATTTGCTGCGTCCGCAGGAGATATTCCAACTGTTTTAGGCGGGTGAAACCTCTAGATAGGAAGGTGGCTTCATCCATGTCGATTTGATTGAACAAATCAAACAGTTGTTGGGCACCGCGTGGGGCATCCCACTCACACTTAAAGCCAGGGAGGATAGAGTTGATTTTCTCGAAGGAGACGCGGTAGCTGCGGTTATCTGCCACATTGGCTCCAAAGCTGAGCTGACAGCCCGTAAAGATATCCGCCACGATTTCTGCGATCTCTTTGACGCGGTAGTTGTGAGCCGTATCGCCGACGTTAAAGATCTGTTTATGGATAATATCGCGGGGAGCTTCTAGGACACAAAGCAAGGCTTTGGCAATATCCAAAGCATGCACCAGAGGTCGCCAGGGAGTGCCATCGCTGATCATCTTGATCTCTTTGGTGGTCCAAGCCAGACCCACCAAGTTGTTCAGCACGATGTCGAAGCGCATCCGAGGCGAGGCACCAAAGGCTGTGGCGTTCCGCATGAATGTGGGGGAGAAGTTGTCGTCCGCCATCGGCTGCAAATCGCGCTCTACCAAAGTTTTGCAGATGGCATAAGCGGTCTGCGGATTCACTTCTGATTCCTCCGTAACATCCTGACCTGTTGCCACGCCGTAGACGCTGCAAGAAGACATATAGACAAAGCGGCGCACGCCAGCAGCTTTAGCCAATTCTGCCAAACGCACAGAGCCTTTGTGGTTGATGTCGTAGGTGATGTTGGGGGAAAGCTGCCCAGTAGGGTCGTTAGACAATTCCGCCATGTGAACCACTGCATCTACGTCTTGCAAATCTTCGGCGGTGATGTGACGGATATCTTTATTCAGGGTTTTGGCGGTGAGATCAGTAGCATTGTAGAGCCAGCCAACTTTGTAATATCCGGTGTCTACCCCAATCACTTCATGACCGTGCTTCATCAGCAGCGGCGCAAACAGAGAGCCAAGATATCCTTCTGTGCCAGTGACCAATACTTTCATGTGAAAATCCTATACGCTTAACGCTGCCTGAAGATGTTGCGGTTGGGGAATTTGAGCGGCGATCGCTTTACCAATTTCGAGAGAAGAGGTAGCCGCCGGAGAAGGTGCATTGCAGACATGAATGGAATTGGGGCCAGAGATAATCAGAAAATCATCCACCAGTTTCCCATCGTCCATCAGGGCTTGAGCCCGGACGCCTGCATGGGTAGGAATCAAATCCTCAGAGCGCACTTCCGGAATTAGCTTTTGCAAACTGCGAACAAAGGCAGCTTTACTAAAGGAGCGAATAATCTCCTGAATCCCTTCATCGGCATGTTTAGCTGCCAACTTCCAGAAAGCGGGGTAGGTCATGACTTCGGCAAAGTCGCGCAAGTCAAAATCGGTTTTCTTGTAGCCTTCGCGTTTGAGGCTGAGAACTGCGTTGGGGCCAGCATGCACGGTACCGTCGATCATCTTGGTGAAGTGAACCCCTAGGAACGGAAACGCTGGGTTAGGCACAGGATAGATCAGCGTTTTGACTAGGTAACGCTTTTCGGGCACCAGTTCGTAATACTCACCCCGAAAGGGCACAATCTTGGCTTTGGGGTCAGCTTGGCCCATTCTGGCAACGCGATCGCTATGTAACCCTGCACAGTTAATTACAAACTGAGTCTCGAATTCGCCTTGAGTTGTTTCGAGCACTTGGCGATCGCCTGCCTGGACAATCTTGGTCACCTTGGTATTCAGCCGTAAGTCCCCGCCTTGCAGCCGAATCAGCTCAGCATACTTGAGGCAAACCTGTTTGTAGCTGACAATGCCTGTCGTGGGAACGCGAATCCCAGCGATGCAGCTTACATGCGGCTCAACTTCCCGGACTTCCTCAGCCGTGATCTTAGTGACATTCAAGCCATTCTCTAAACCACGTTGGAAGAGGTTTTCCAGCCGAGGAAGCTCGCTCTCGTCGGTTGCGACAATTACCTTGCCACAAACTTCGTGAGCGATGCCGTGCTCTCGGCAAAATTCCACCATCGAGCGGCTACCGTCCCGACAGAATTTCGATTTAAAGCTGCCTGGCTTGTAATAGATGCCAGAGTGGATGACTCCACTGTTATTGCCCGTTTGGTGAAAGGCCCAATTACTTTCTTTTTCTAAAACTAAAATCTTGGCATCTGGATATTTTCGGCCTAATGCCATCCCGGTAGAAAGGCCAGCAATGCCGCCGCCAATGATCGCGAAATCATACATAAAGCTATTTGCCCCTGAGCTGAGCCTTGAACGTCTTCATCTATAAGGTAAGAAGTGGCCTACCACACTTTCCAAGGAGCCTTACCACTCTTCCACAGCTCTTCCAGATATTGCTTGTCACGCAGCGTATCCATCGGTTGCCAAAAGCCATTGTGTCTGTAAGCGGAAAGCTCTCCATCGGAAGCCAGTTTCTGGAGCGGCTCTTTTTCCCAAACTGCCGAGTCTCCGTGGATGTAGTCAATCACTTCTGGCTCTAGAACAAAATAGCCACCATTAATCCAAGCACCATCCCCTTCCGGCTTTTCCTGAAAACTCTCAATTTTGTTTTGCTCCGAACCTAAGCAAATGGCACCAAAGCGTCCGGGTGGTTGGGTAGCAGTTAGAGTGGCTAGGGTTTTCTGGGATTTGTGAAACTCTACTAACTCCTGAACATTGACGTTGCTCACACCATCCCCATAGGTAAAGCAAAAGGTTTCGTTGCCAATGTGCTCTCTCACCCGTCTTAGCCGCCCGCCTGTAAGCGTCTCCTCTCCCGTATCTACCAGGGTCACTCGCCAAGGCTCGGCATAGCCACAATGCACATTCATTTGGTTAAAGCGCATGTCAAACGTGACATCTGACATGTGTAAAAAGTAATTGGCAAAATATTCTTTAATGACGTAGCCTTTGTAACCACAGCAAATGATGAAGTCATTGATGCCATGAGCCGAGTAAGTCTTCATTATGTGCCAGAGTATAGGCCGACCACCAATTTCCACCATCGGTTTGGGCTTAATGGTCGTTTCCTCACTGAGACGAGTTCCGAGTCCGCCAGCCAATATCACGGCTTTCATAGGATAACCCTGTAGTTTTCAAGGAGACGGTTAGTGCGTTTTTGTGCTTTTACGTAGACCGAGGAGCGTTGAGGCGGGAACACGGACTGAAGCACTATGCCTCTACGTAGTAATACTAGCCAAAGGTAAAGCGATCCACTGTAAAAATCTGATAAATCAGGCTAGGGTTTCTGTAAAAACTCAAAGAAACCATTTACATGAGCTTGCAATTCTATGTAGAACCTATAAGTAGTCGCTCTAACTTGAAACACTGTCACAAGGTGATTGTTGAATGCTAATTGATGCGCGTACCCTGCCTGCAGGCACAACGATTGAGTCTGATGTCTGCATTATTGGTGCTGGACCCGCAGGGATTACACTGGCACGCGAATTTATCGGACAGGACTTTCGAGTTTGTCTACTGGAGAGTGGCGGCGCTGATCCGGATCAAGCCACGCAGTCCCTTTGCCAAGGGGAGAACAGCGGTGACTTGTATCAGGACTTGTGTAAGTCGCGCCATCGCCAGTTCGGCGGGACGGCCAATGAATGGCATATCACCATTACGCCAGAAGAAATTGGGGGGCGTTGTGGCCCTTTGGAGGCGATCGATTTCGAAAAGCGGGACGGCATTCCCTATACTGGTTGGCCTTTCGATCGCGCCTACTTAGACCCCTTCTATCGACGGGCGCAGCAGCTCTGTAGGATGGGGCCGTTTACCTATCAGGCTGAAGATTGGGAAGAAGCCCAAAGTCCTCGCTTGCCTTTCCTTGAAGGTAAGGTAGCGACAGCAGTTTATCAATTCACCCCTCGTAATGTGTTCACGCAGGAATACCAAGAAGATCTGCGACGAGCCGATAACATTACCACTTATCTCCACGCCAATGTGCTGGATATTGAGACTAATGAAGTCGCCAAAACCGTGACTCGCTTGCAGGCTGCTTGTTTAGAAGGCGATCGCTTTTGGGTGACAGCAAAACTATTTATTCTGGCTACAGGCGGCATTGAGAATGCTCGTTTAATGCTGCTTGCCAACCAGAATCAAAATGTAGGATTGGGCAATCAAAATGACCTAGTTGGCCGATTCTTTATGGATCATCCTGGTCTCAGCTACATGTTTTTTCCTAAGCAGCGGCAAATCTTTAACTCCACAGGCTTGTACGACCTGCGAAAAGTTAAAGGATTTGCGATTAAAGGCAAGCTAGTGCTGACTGAAGAGGTCAAGCGGCGGGAGAAACTGCTAAATAGTGGCGCATTGATTCATCCTAGACCTCAAGGTTTCCGTTCTCAGGCGGTGAGTTCCTTGAAAACACTGCTTTCCTCCGCCCAAAAAGTCAAAGTTCCCTTCCAACCCTTTAAACACTTAGGCAATGTTGTCAGCGGAGCCGATGAGCTAGCCCTATCTGCTTATCGGCGGCTCAGGAAGATTCAGCCAATTCTACCGAACGATATTGAGGGCGGTTGGTCGCATCTTCCGAATAAAGAAAAACTGTTCGCGTCTTTCCAGATTAGCCAGATGATCGAACAGGCTCCGAATCCGGATAGCCGCGTCATGTTAAGTGATGAACACGATCGCCTAGGCCGCAGAAAGGTAAAACTGCACTGGACCTGGCACGAGCTAGATGTCTACAGCGTCAAGCGTACTTACGAAATTCTAGATGCAGAGCTAAAAAGGTCAGGCATTGGTAGATTAGAAAGCGATTGGCAGTTTGAAGGGAAAGACTTAACTGACACTAGTGCCCACCATCATATTGGTGCGACCCGTATGCATAATGACCCCAAGCAAGGGGTTGTGGATGAGAATTGTCAAGTACATGGCATTTCTAACTTGTTTATCGCAGGTAGTTCTGTGTTCCCCACAGGCGGTTACGTCAACCCCACCCTAACAATCATTGCGCTGGCACTGCGTCTAGCCGACCATGTCAAGCAACACATGGCTACCAAGGTCGCAAATATTAATTAAGCAGTGCTCAAGCAGTTAGGAGGGTTGGTCAACTGCCAATTCGACAGACGGGTGTAGGGGCAAATGGCTAGTCATCCTACGGAACTTACATTTACATCTGAGTAATCAAGTTTTCTGTCTACATGAATTTGCTGAAAATGTGAAGACCGCAACGAAAATTGTGGACGATCAAAAAGAGTGAGTAAGTTTACGTCATTCTTGCTAATAAGAATGACGTACATAAATTAGCATCTGACAGATCAACTTCACAAAAGTGAACTCAACCTCAAAGACATTCATTACGACCTAGCAACTTCAGATGGATGATACCTCCAAAGCTTCTAGGGCAACCATACTAATTTTATGAAGTTCGCTATAGACCTAGGTGCAATCTGTGTGTAAACCCAACCAATAGGGCTACGTGCACTGGACACAAAATTATTACATCAAATCAAAAGGAGTTTATATGAATGAACGGGTTGTTTTCTTTGTATTTGCAATTTCTATTTTTATAAACATTGCGTTTTCTTCGTTAGCAATTTACCTGCTAATCAAAAAAGGTGGTATTGGTTATACAGCGAAAAAGTTAAATCAATTCATGAAATCGAGCTTTTCACTACAGCATGGAGAGTCAGACAGTTCTGTAGTGTATCCGCCAAGTTATTTTCACCGCAAAAGCGTTTTTGGTGCTCTGAATCTATCCAAAAATAAAATAGTGTTTTTAGGGGATAGCATTACAGAGAGCTGTGAATGGTCAGAACTATTTAATAATACAAACTTAATAAATCGTGGCATAGGAGGTGATACAACAGACGGAATTTTAGGCCGCTTAGATGAGATACTCGAATCTTATCCTTGCCAGATATTCTTAATGGTTGGCATCAATGACTTGAATGCCG
This region of Trichocoleus desertorum NBK24 genomic DNA includes:
- a CDS encoding GMC oxidoreductase, whose protein sequence is MLIDARTLPAGTTIESDVCIIGAGPAGITLAREFIGQDFRVCLLESGGADPDQATQSLCQGENSGDLYQDLCKSRHRQFGGTANEWHITITPEEIGGRCGPLEAIDFEKRDGIPYTGWPFDRAYLDPFYRRAQQLCRMGPFTYQAEDWEEAQSPRLPFLEGKVATAVYQFTPRNVFTQEYQEDLRRADNITTYLHANVLDIETNEVAKTVTRLQAACLEGDRFWVTAKLFILATGGIENARLMLLANQNQNVGLGNQNDLVGRFFMDHPGLSYMFFPKQRQIFNSTGLYDLRKVKGFAIKGKLVLTEEVKRREKLLNSGALIHPRPQGFRSQAVSSLKTLLSSAQKVKVPFQPFKHLGNVVSGADELALSAYRRLRKIQPILPNDIEGGWSHLPNKEKLFASFQISQMIEQAPNPDSRVMLSDEHDRLGRRKVKLHWTWHELDVYSVKRTYEILDAELKRSGIGRLESDWQFEGKDLTDTSAHHHIGATRMHNDPKQGVVDENCQVHGISNLFIAGSSVFPTGGYVNPTLTIIALALRLADHVKQHMATKVANIN
- the lhgO gene encoding L-2-hydroxyglutarate oxidase — translated: MYDFAIIGGGIAGLSTGMALGRKYPDAKILVLEKESNWAFHQTGNNSGVIHSGIYYKPGSFKSKFCRDGSRSMVEFCREHGIAHEVCGKVIVATDESELPRLENLFQRGLENGLNVTKITAEEVREVEPHVSCIAGIRVPTTGIVSYKQVCLKYAELIRLQGGDLRLNTKVTKIVQAGDRQVLETTQGEFETQFVINCAGLHSDRVARMGQADPKAKIVPFRGEYYELVPEKRYLVKTLIYPVPNPAFPFLGVHFTKMIDGTVHAGPNAVLSLKREGYKKTDFDLRDFAEVMTYPAFWKLAAKHADEGIQEIIRSFSKAAFVRSLQKLIPEVRSEDLIPTHAGVRAQALMDDGKLVDDFLIISGPNSIHVCNAPSPAATSSLEIGKAIAAQIPQPQHLQAALSV
- a CDS encoding GDSL-type esterase/lipase family protein, which encodes MNERVVFFVFAISIFINIAFSSLAIYLLIKKGGIGYTAKKLNQFMKSSFSLQHGESDSSVVYPPSYFHRKSVFGALNLSKNKIVFLGDSITESCEWSELFNNTNLINRGIGGDTTDGILGRLDEILESYPCQIFLMVGINDLNAARTQEQVVSYYKEILRQIQTTSPTTQVFVQSVLPINKDFDRKTFKANNKAIRALNSKLQSLAADFSFQYLDLFSHFMNSHQKLDTCYTFDGIHLNGKGYIVWKQLIEKWIVE
- the rfbF gene encoding glucose-1-phosphate cytidylyltransferase — its product is MKAVILAGGLGTRLSEETTIKPKPMVEIGGRPILWHIMKTYSAHGINDFIICCGYKGYVIKEYFANYFLHMSDVTFDMRFNQMNVHCGYAEPWRVTLVDTGEETLTGGRLRRVREHIGNETFCFTYGDGVSNVNVQELVEFHKSQKTLATLTATQPPGRFGAICLGSEQNKIESFQEKPEGDGAWINGGYFVLEPEVIDYIHGDSAVWEKEPLQKLASDGELSAYRHNGFWQPMDTLRDKQYLEELWKSGKAPWKVW
- a CDS encoding NAD(P)-dependent oxidoreductase, translated to MKVLVTGTEGYLGSLFAPLLMKHGHEVIGVDTGYYKVGWLYNATDLTAKTLNKDIRHITAEDLQDVDAVVHMAELSNDPTGQLSPNITYDINHKGSVRLAELAKAAGVRRFVYMSSCSVYGVATGQDVTEESEVNPQTAYAICKTLVERDLQPMADDNFSPTFMRNATAFGASPRMRFDIVLNNLVGLAWTTKEIKMISDGTPWRPLVHALDIAKALLCVLEAPRDIIHKQIFNVGDTAHNYRVKEIAEIVADIFTGCQLSFGANVADNRSYRVSFEKINSILPGFKCEWDAPRGAQQLFDLFNQIDMDEATFLSRGFTRLKQLEYLLRTQQIDQDFFWRQ
- the rfbC gene encoding dTDP-4-dehydrorhamnose 3,5-epimerase; its protein translation is MLFTETPLKGAFVIDLEQRSDHRGFFARTFCAKEFEDHGLKPTVAQCNLSYNHKQGTLRGMHYQTPPAAETKLIRCTQGGIYDVIIDMRPDSPTYLAHFGIELTAENRRALYVPEMFAHGYQALTDGAEVIYQVGEFYTPGYERGLRYNDPFFKIEWPLPVTEISEKDQSWPLFETVMVGAQA